Proteins encoded within one genomic window of Bradyrhizobium sp. AZCC 1719:
- a CDS encoding DUF2076 domain-containing protein, which yields MTPQERQLIDDLFDRLAKLESAKRDPEAMSAIMEGLRNAPNAVYALVQTALVQDEALKRADMRIQELEAAAGQQTQSGGFLDSMRDAIFGQNQQHGQNQGSVPNVRAPDMGGRPTWNSGQVLQQTPPPGQYNQPAYGQPYGAQQPQPGGGGGSFLGTAAAAAAGVVGGSLLLNSIRGMMGGGNHQAFGDTANHSGGVEDRRPWGDQSGGDLARDAGVNDIGSSSRRADNNDDSGSRQGFFDQASHDEDNDMDHDADGFDGDDGGDGDYA from the coding sequence ATGACACCGCAAGAACGCCAACTGATTGACGATCTTTTCGACCGGCTCGCCAAGCTGGAGAGCGCCAAGCGCGATCCAGAGGCCATGTCCGCAATCATGGAGGGCCTGCGCAACGCGCCCAACGCGGTCTATGCGCTGGTGCAAACCGCGCTTGTGCAGGACGAGGCACTGAAGCGCGCCGACATGCGCATCCAGGAATTGGAAGCGGCGGCGGGCCAGCAAACCCAATCCGGCGGCTTCCTCGATTCGATGCGCGACGCGATCTTCGGACAGAATCAGCAGCACGGCCAAAACCAGGGCTCCGTGCCCAACGTTCGCGCGCCCGACATGGGCGGCCGCCCGACGTGGAACAGCGGCCAGGTGCTGCAGCAGACGCCGCCGCCCGGGCAATATAACCAGCCGGCCTACGGCCAGCCCTATGGCGCGCAGCAGCCGCAGCCCGGCGGCGGTGGCGGCTCATTCCTCGGCACGGCGGCGGCAGCCGCAGCCGGCGTGGTCGGCGGATCGCTGCTGCTCAACAGCATTCGAGGGATGATGGGCGGCGGCAATCATCAAGCGTTCGGCGACACGGCGAACCACAGCGGCGGCGTCGAAGACCGCAGGCCGTGGGGCGATCAGTCCGGCGGCGATCTCGCGCGCGATGCCGGAGTCAACGACATCGGGTCGTCGAGCCGACGCGCCGACAACAATGACGACAGCGGTTCGCGGCAGGGATTCTTTGATCAAGCCTCGCACGACGAGGACAACGACATGGATCATGATGCCGACGGTTTTGACGGCGACGACGGCGGCGATGGCGATTACGCCTGA
- a CDS encoding glycosyltransferase family 2 protein: protein MTLGSDVSRLTTTAASAAAKGLSIVVPLYNEAAGLALLHERLIGLAKTLKARHGLTCEVVYVDDGSADNTLAIARSLAADALDVQVVSLSRNFGKEAALMAGLDHARRGAILFMDGDGQHPPSLVEKLVAHWIDDGYDVVYTAKAHRDNESFLRRQAVHSFYALINWGARQKIPEDAGDFRLLSPRAAAALRQLPERNRFFKGLSNWIGFRQIRVDYEPAPRAHGVTTFSPGRLIGLSIEGLTSFSVAPLRFASLLGVLLAISAFLFGLTILWEVWTTGKQVPGYPSLMIGMMTIGGVQLIMIGIVGEYIGKILSELKARPIYFVAEHNEKRADGEATASASERAAAE, encoded by the coding sequence ATGACGCTCGGCTCTGACGTTTCCCGCCTGACGACGACCGCAGCCAGCGCGGCGGCGAAAGGCTTGTCGATTGTCGTGCCGCTGTACAACGAGGCGGCAGGGCTCGCTTTGCTGCACGAGCGATTGATCGGGCTCGCCAAGACGCTGAAGGCGCGCCACGGCCTCACCTGCGAAGTGGTCTATGTCGACGACGGCAGCGCCGACAACACGCTGGCGATCGCGCGTTCGCTGGCCGCCGATGCGCTCGACGTGCAGGTCGTCTCGCTGTCGCGCAATTTCGGCAAGGAGGCAGCGCTGATGGCGGGGCTCGATCATGCCCGCCGCGGCGCTATCCTGTTCATGGACGGCGACGGCCAGCATCCGCCGAGTCTGGTCGAAAAGCTCGTCGCGCACTGGATCGATGACGGCTACGACGTCGTCTATACGGCGAAGGCGCATCGCGACAATGAATCGTTCCTGCGCCGCCAGGCCGTGCACAGCTTCTACGCGCTGATCAATTGGGGCGCGCGGCAGAAGATCCCCGAGGACGCCGGCGATTTCCGCCTGCTGTCGCCACGCGCGGCGGCCGCGCTGCGGCAGCTTCCCGAACGCAACCGCTTCTTCAAGGGCCTGTCGAACTGGATCGGCTTCCGCCAGATCCGCGTCGACTACGAGCCGGCGCCTCGCGCGCACGGCGTCACCACGTTCAGCCCGGGCCGGCTGATCGGCCTGTCGATCGAGGGATTGACCTCGTTCTCGGTGGCGCCGCTGCGCTTTGCCAGCCTGCTCGGCGTGCTGCTCGCCATCAGCGCCTTCCTGTTCGGCCTCACCATTCTCTGGGAAGTCTGGACCACCGGCAAGCAGGTCCCCGGCTATCCCTCGCTGATGATCGGCATGATGACGATCGGCGGCGTGCAGCTCATCATGATCGGCATTGTTGGCGAATATATCGGCAAGATCCTCTCCGAGCTGAAGGCGCGTCCGATCTATTTCGTCGCCGAGCACAACGAGAAGCGCGCCGATGGCGAGGCGACGGCCAGCGCCAGCGAACGGGCCGCCGCCGAATGA
- the hisG gene encoding ATP phosphoribosyltransferase: MTAPFVLAVPSKGRLQENTEAFFTRAGLALAKPRGARDYRGTITGLDNVEIAYLSASEIASQLARGMVHLGVTGEDLLRESIPDADKRVLLIDSLGFGSANVVVAVPQAWIDVRTMADLDDVTTGFRAQHNRRMRVATKYINLTRNFFAAHGVVDYRIVESAGATEGAPAVGTAEMIVDITTTGATLAANGLKVLDDGVILRSQANLVASRDADWSTEARETARIILDHIAARARASKYREVRTRFAGCNEALLNEAHNRFGVVAPFGGPTSSGMLTLHCPPMHLYALGSFLREHGADTVSIASLDYVLDRENPLFARLETFLRQ; the protein is encoded by the coding sequence ATGACTGCCCCCTTCGTCCTCGCCGTTCCCTCCAAGGGCCGCCTGCAGGAAAACACTGAGGCGTTTTTCACGCGCGCGGGGCTTGCGCTGGCAAAGCCGCGCGGCGCGCGCGACTATCGCGGCACCATTACAGGCCTCGACAATGTCGAGATCGCCTATCTCTCGGCGAGCGAAATCGCTTCCCAACTTGCGCGCGGCATGGTGCATCTTGGCGTCACCGGCGAAGATCTGCTGCGCGAAAGCATCCCCGATGCCGACAAGCGCGTGCTCTTGATCGACAGCCTCGGCTTCGGCAGCGCCAATGTCGTGGTCGCGGTGCCGCAGGCCTGGATCGACGTCCGTACCATGGCCGATCTCGACGATGTCACGACAGGCTTCCGCGCCCAGCATAACCGGCGAATGCGGGTCGCGACCAAGTACATCAACCTGACGCGCAACTTCTTCGCCGCCCACGGCGTGGTCGACTATCGCATCGTCGAAAGCGCCGGCGCCACCGAAGGCGCGCCCGCCGTCGGCACCGCCGAGATGATTGTCGATATCACGACGACAGGCGCGACGCTCGCCGCCAACGGGCTGAAGGTGCTCGACGACGGCGTGATCCTGCGCAGCCAGGCCAACCTCGTCGCCTCCCGCGATGCCGACTGGTCGACTGAAGCCCGCGAGACCGCGCGCATCATCCTCGATCACATCGCAGCTCGAGCCCGGGCCAGCAAATATCGCGAGGTGCGCACACGTTTCGCCGGCTGCAACGAGGCGTTGCTTAACGAGGCGCATAACCGCTTTGGCGTGGTGGCGCCGTTCGGCGGGCCGACCTCGTCCGGCATGCTCACGCTGCACTGCCCGCCGATGCATCTTTACGCGCTCGGCAGCTTCCTGCGCGAGCATGGCGCCGACACGGTCTCGATTGCCTCGCTCGACTATGTGCTCGACCGCGAAAACCCGTTATTTGCCAGGCTCGAGACGTTCCTGCGGCAATAA
- a CDS encoding co-chaperone GroES, producing MAKTKFRPLHDRVVVKRIDAEEKTKGGIIIPDSAKEKPSQGEITAVGPGGRDEAGKLIPIDVKVGDRVLFGKWSGTEVKLDGEELLIMKESDIMGVLT from the coding sequence ATGGCCAAAACCAAATTCCGTCCACTGCACGACCGCGTCGTGGTCAAGCGCATCGATGCCGAGGAGAAGACCAAGGGCGGCATCATCATTCCCGACAGCGCCAAGGAAAAGCCGTCGCAGGGCGAAATCACCGCCGTGGGCCCGGGCGGCCGCGACGAGGCCGGCAAGCTGATTCCGATCGACGTCAAGGTCGGCGACCGCGTGCTGTTCGGCAAATGGTCGGGCACCGAGGTCAAGCTCGATGGCGAGGAACTCCTGATCATGAAGGAGTCCGACATCATGGGCGTGCTGACGTAA
- a CDS encoding ChbG/HpnK family deacetylase, translating into MNDAAPPRRIWLCADDYGLAEGVNRAIRDLIGRSRLNATSVMVVGAAIGRAEVAALQEVAAASPRCAIGLHATLTAPFRPLTMHFRPVDGGLFLPFPKLLRAGLLRRLDSEMIEDELAAQLAVFKDLFGRAPDFVDGHQHAQLFPGVRDAFLRAVKEAAPSAWVRQGGRLKPLGQLLSEPKALVLDVLSAQFRKRAVHAKIPFNPVFAGAYDFSKEPDFGVLMRQFLEGLPEGGLVMCHPGFVDETLEGLDPLTTQREAEHAFLASDRFPTLLAANKVTLS; encoded by the coding sequence ATGAACGATGCCGCGCCGCCGCGCCGGATCTGGCTATGCGCCGACGATTACGGGCTGGCCGAAGGCGTCAACCGCGCCATCCGCGATTTGATCGGCCGCAGCCGTCTCAATGCCACCTCGGTGATGGTGGTCGGCGCCGCGATCGGGCGCGCCGAAGTCGCCGCGCTGCAGGAAGTTGCGGCGGCGAGCCCACGCTGCGCGATCGGACTGCATGCGACGCTGACTGCGCCGTTTCGTCCGCTGACGATGCACTTCAGGCCGGTCGACGGCGGCTTGTTCCTGCCGTTTCCGAAGCTGCTGCGCGCGGGCCTGCTGCGGCGGCTCGATTCCGAAATGATCGAAGACGAACTCGCAGCCCAGCTTGCAGTCTTCAAAGATCTGTTCGGCCGCGCGCCCGATTTCGTCGACGGTCATCAGCACGCGCAACTCTTCCCTGGGGTGCGCGACGCTTTTCTGCGCGCGGTCAAGGAGGCGGCCCCCAGCGCCTGGGTTCGCCAGGGCGGACGCCTCAAACCGTTGGGCCAACTGCTCAGCGAGCCGAAGGCTTTGGTGCTCGACGTTCTCAGCGCGCAATTTCGCAAGCGCGCCGTCCATGCGAAAATCCCGTTCAACCCCGTCTTCGCCGGCGCCTATGATTTTTCGAAAGAGCCCGATTTCGGCGTGCTGATGCGACAGTTCCTCGAAGGGCTGCCGGAAGGCGGGCTGGTGATGTGCCACCCCGGCTTTGTCGACGAAACGCTCGAGGGCCTCGATCCCCTGACCACCCAGCGCGAGGCGGAACACGCATTTCTGGCCAGCGATCGATTCCCGACATTGCTGGCGGCGAATAAAGTCACATTGAGTTGA
- a CDS encoding protein phosphatase CheZ: MSVSRKRFRIEQAILGDAPIVMPAVEGGEIGPMHREIMAELRSIRAQMAAFGHTRPAAVEATDVARGVAENHALLETYRAQIEQCEKLKVELDLIHDAISRTKREIAVLHGNSFNGEEMAKVNGELGAVVGGTEQATQQILEATEAIDQAATALSKNISPDQQKLLSEEIQERVVSIFEACNFQDLTGQRISKVMNTMRFIEQHIVEMMEIWGGVDAIKAHAPPIVDTREGDAKLLNGPKLDGDDGHASQNDIDALFD, encoded by the coding sequence ATGTCGGTAAGTCGCAAACGTTTTCGTATCGAACAAGCCATTCTGGGCGATGCGCCAATTGTCATGCCTGCCGTTGAAGGCGGCGAGATCGGCCCGATGCATCGCGAGATCATGGCCGAGTTGCGCTCGATCCGCGCACAGATGGCGGCCTTCGGCCACACTCGCCCCGCAGCGGTCGAGGCCACAGACGTTGCGCGCGGGGTTGCCGAGAACCATGCGCTGCTGGAAACCTATCGCGCCCAGATCGAGCAGTGCGAGAAGCTGAAGGTCGAGCTCGACCTCATTCACGACGCCATCAGCCGCACCAAGCGCGAAATCGCCGTGCTGCACGGCAACAGCTTCAACGGCGAAGAAATGGCCAAGGTCAATGGCGAACTCGGCGCCGTCGTCGGCGGCACCGAACAGGCCACCCAGCAAATTCTCGAAGCCACCGAAGCGATCGACCAGGCGGCGACCGCGCTTTCCAAGAACATTTCTCCGGACCAGCAGAAGCTGCTCAGCGAGGAGATCCAGGAACGCGTCGTCTCGATCTTCGAGGCCTGCAATTTCCAGGACCTCACCGGCCAGCGCATCAGCAAGGTGATGAACACAATGAGGTTCATCGAACAGCACATCGTCGAGATGATGGAAATCTGGGGTGGCGTCGATGCCATCAAGGCGCACGCACCCCCGATCGTCGACACCCGCGAAGGCGATGCCAAGCTGCTGAACGGTCCGAAGCTGGACGGCGACGACGGTCACGCCTCCCAGAACGACATCGACGCCCTGTTCGATTGA
- a CDS encoding L,D-transpeptidase, with protein sequence MSGKILVALFASVSCLCFASEAAAIDASSSTEPTVIYARQPAPVRMASAERSNMGGGFIEFLFGDAPQGGRYQQAPAYQQQPDYGYGGRRALLPPMDPYQSMRREEEEAFDPAQHRLDPKYEKQVVEYHGKESPGTIVIDTPNKFLFLVQGDGKALRYGVGVGRPGFTWSGVKTISAKKEWPAWTPPPEMLARRPDLPRYMEGGPQNPLGARAMYLGSSLYRIHGSNEPWTIGTNVSSGCIRMRNEDVIDLYGRVGVGAKVVVI encoded by the coding sequence ATGTCCGGAAAAATCCTTGTTGCGCTCTTCGCGAGCGTGTCTTGCCTTTGCTTCGCCAGCGAGGCTGCAGCGATCGATGCCTCATCATCAACTGAGCCCACCGTGATCTACGCCCGCCAACCGGCGCCGGTGCGCATGGCTTCTGCCGAACGCTCCAACATGGGCGGCGGCTTCATCGAATTCCTGTTCGGCGATGCGCCGCAGGGCGGGCGCTATCAACAAGCGCCGGCCTATCAGCAGCAGCCGGATTACGGCTATGGCGGGCGGCGCGCGCTGCTGCCGCCGATGGATCCGTACCAGTCGATGCGGCGCGAGGAGGAGGAAGCATTCGACCCCGCGCAGCACCGGCTCGATCCGAAATATGAAAAGCAGGTGGTCGAGTATCACGGCAAGGAAAGCCCGGGCACCATCGTGATCGACACCCCGAACAAGTTCCTGTTCCTGGTGCAGGGCGACGGCAAGGCGCTGCGCTACGGCGTTGGCGTCGGCCGTCCCGGCTTCACCTGGTCGGGCGTCAAGACGATCTCGGCGAAGAAGGAATGGCCGGCCTGGACGCCGCCACCGGAAATGCTGGCGCGCCGCCCCGATCTGCCGCGGTACATGGAAGGCGGCCCGCAAAATCCGCTCGGCGCGCGCGCGATGTATCTGGGGTCGTCGCTCTATCGCATCCACGGCTCCAACGAGCCATGGACCATCGGCACCAATGTCTCGTCCGGCTGCATCCGCATGCGCAATGAGGACGTGATCGATCTCTACGGCCGCGTCGGCGTCGGCGCGAAAGTGGTGGTGATCTAG